The nucleotide window GTATTCACGATGCGATAAGTGGCATTGAAACCAATATAGCGGATTGTCCACTTTGTCGCACGTGGCCTGCCGAGACGTCCCTGTTCACGGTCTGGTCGTTAGTTGGCAACAAGATTCCCGATAACTGAGTATGGCCACCCGTTGTGTCCGCCATCGGCGGTGGTTAAGCTTCATCTTGCGCGCTCCTATCGCCCGCTTCCCCCGTGGCAGGCGATCGGGGCGCGCACCTATTCGATAAAGAAACGCCCGTCGCGCGAAGCGGCGGGCGTTTCTATCGTTTCAATTCCCCGCCGGCGAGATCGTCCCCGCCGGCGGGCCGGTCAGATCCAGCGGCTGCCCAGCCACATGCGCGACGACCAGTCCTCATAGGGGATGAGCTGCCCGATGAAGATCGGGTGGAACCACGCGAAGCAGAGCGCCACGAGCAGCACGTAGACGCCGACCGCGATCGTGCCGATCAGCTGCCGGTCGGAGCGCCCGGAGCCGGTGACCATCCCGGTCGACGGCGTCATGATCGCCCCGAGGGCGTAGGTGACGGCCAGGATCAGGAACGGCAGCGCCGGCAGCACGTAGAACGCGAACATCGTCCGGCCGTCGGCCACCGCGAAGTAGAACCACGGCAGCAGGCCGGCGACCACGCCGGTGCCGATGGCGAACGCGCGCCAGTCCCGCCGGGCGATGCCGAACCAGACCAGGGCGGCCAGCGCGGGCAGGAACGACCACCACAGGATCGGCGTGCCGAGCAGCAGGATCTCGGCGGCGCAGCTGGGCGCGCCGCAGCTGCCGTTGCCGTTCCAGTAGAACGCGACCGGGCGGCCCAGCAGCAGCCACTGCCACGGCCACGACTGGTACACGTGCCGGTCGGTCAGCCCGCTGTGGAAGTCGTACGCCTGGGCGTGGTAGTGCACGAGGTTGAGCAGTGCGCCGAGGATCGGCGGCTCGCTGAGGCCGTTCGCCTCGCGGTAGTGCCGGAAGTAGCCGGTGTCCGTGACGAACCAGCCGGTCCAGGTGGCGACGTAGAAGATGATCGTCAGAACGAAGCTGAGGATCAGGTAGCCCAGATCGCCGAGGATGCCGCTCAGGAACGCCCGGCGCACGCCGGCCGAGCGGCGGGCCTGCACCCGCCAGACCACGACCAGCATGGCGAAGAACGGCGCGAAGAACAGCGCGCTCCACTTCACCCCGCAGGCCAGCCCGAACAGCACACCCGACGTGAGCAGCCACCACGGGAAGATCCAGGGGAGCCCGCGCAGGTTGTCCGCCGGGTCGTAGCCGCGCTCCAGCGCCCGCAGCCACCGCCGCCGGTAATGGTCGCGGTCCAGCACCAGCGCCGCGAACGTGGCCAGGATGAACAGGCCGAGGAAGATGTCGAGCAGCGACGTGCGGGACAGCACCAGCTGGAAGCCGTCGAGCGCCATCAGCAGGCCAGCGATCCCGGCCAGCACGATCGAGTGGAACAGCCGGTACGCGACCCGGATCAGAATCAGGATCATGAGCGTGCCGGCGATCGCGCCCGAGATGCGCCAGCCGAACTCGTTGTTGCCGAACGCCTTCTCGCCGAGCGCGATCAGCCACTTGCCGAGGGGCGGATGCACCACGTACGCGGGCCCGTTGGTCTTCTCGTCCCACTCCACGCCGTGGTGCAGCATGTCCCAAGCGTCGGTCGGGTAGTACACCTCGTCGAAGATGTAGCCCTTGGGACGGCTGAGGCCGGCCAGCCGCAGGATCGCCGCGACCGCGACGACCAGCGCGGTGATCAGCCACGAGTAGGGGTTCCACCAGCGGTCCAGCGTCGCGAGCCGACGGCGGACGGCGTCGGGCACACCGGTGAGGCCGCCGGCCGCCGCGTCGGGTGGCCGCTCGTCCGCGGTGGCGGGTTCGGGGGTGTCGGTGTCAGCTGTCGCCGAAGTCACCCCGCGATCGTAGGCTGCGGCGGAAGAGCACGGCGCCCGGAGCCCACGCGACTTCATGTGATGGACTTCTCCGGTGGTGGAGACGGGTACGGGCCGGGTCGTACTGGTCGGCGCGCCGCTGGGCAACGTCGGCGACGCCTCCGCCCGGCTGCGGGAGATTCTGGCGACGGCGGACGTAATCGCGGCCGAGGACACCCGGCGCCTGCTCCGCCTCGCCCGGGACCTCGACGTCACCGTCGCCGGCCGCATCGTGTCGTATTTCGAGGGCAACGAGGAGCGCCGGACCCCCGACCTGGTCGAGGCGCTGCGGGGCGGCGCGGTGGTCGCGGTCGTCACCGACGGCGGCATGCCGAGCGTCTCGGATCCGGGATACCGCCTGGTCCGGGCCGCGCTGGACGCCGGCTTCGCGGTCACCGCGGCACCCGGGCCCAGCGCGGTGACCACCGCGCTGGCGCTGTCCGGCCTGCCCAGCGACCGGTTCTGCTTCGAGGGTTTCCTGCCGCGCACCGGCTCGGGGCGTCGTTCCCGGCTGCGCGAGCTGGCCGCCGAGCCGCGCACGCTCGTCTTCTTCGAGGCGCCGCACCGGATCACCGCGGCCCTGACCGACCTCGCCGCGACCCTCGGCGCCGAGCGCGACGCCGCGGTCTGCCGCGAGCTGACGAAGACCTACGAGGAGATCCGCCGGGGCCCGCTGGGTGAGCTCGCCGAGTGGGCGGCCGAGGCCGGGCCGCGAGGGGAGATCACCGTGGTGGTCGCCGGCGCGCCGGCCGGGCCGGCCGAGCGGCCGGCCGACGAGGAGCTACGCGCGGCGGTAGCCGAGCGCGAGGCCGGCGGCGCCTCCCGGCGCGACGCCATCCAGGCCGTCGCCGACGCGTACGGCCTGCGCAAGCGCGAGGTGTACGCGCTGGTGCACGCTCAATAGGCGGCGGCGAGGAACCCCGCCAGCAGCACCAGCGGGCCCGCGATGCTGATCAGCAGCGCGCCGTGCCGGGCCCGGGCGGTGTCCAGCCGGCGCGCACCGGTCAGCCCGGCGATGCCCAGCCCGCAGACCAGCAACAGCACGAGGCCGAGCGCCCAGCGCAGGTGCACCAGCATGCCGGTGCTCCCGACGTACGCCTGGCGGCTGTCGCCGCTGACCATCCGGGCCGGCGCGATCGAGCCGGTGGCGCGCCGGTCGGGCTCGACGCCGAGCAGGGTCAGGTCGTCCACCCGGTAGGCGCCGCCCGCGGCGGTGAACTGCCCCGTGCAGCGCTGGGTGACCCCCGAGCCCGTGCACCGCAGGACGGTGGCGGAGCCCCGGTCGCCGTGTCCGGCCGCGAGCCAGAGCGGCTCGGCGCTCACCCAGGCGAAGAAGGCGGCGACCAGCCCGAGGGCCAGCAGGCCGAGCAGGCCCGTCGCCGGGCGGCGCGGGTTGCGGGGGCCGCGCCGGGACCGCCGGGCGGCGCCGGCGGGCCGCCCGGGGTCGTCCAGCGCCGGCAGGCCTGCCGCCGGGCCCTCCTCGCCGGCCCGCCAGAACGGCGAAGTCTCGAGCAGGGCGGTGGTGCGCTCCTGGCGTACCCGGTCCTGTAGCGCGCGGTCCGCCCGGGCACCGTCCTCGCGGCCCCGGCCGAACCGGGGCAGCCCGGAGGGCGGCTGGCCCGGCACGGCGCCGCGCTCCAGGGCCACCGTCGGCCGGTCGCGGTCCGGCTCGGGCAGGATCATCACGTCCGGCGCCTCGCCCGCCGCAGGCTCGGGGTCGAGGGCGGCGTAGGCGGTGCTGTCGCCCCCGGTGTTGAAGCGCTCGGCGTCGACGTCCTCGTGGTGCTGCTCGACGCCCTTGGCGTCGGGGTCGACGGCGGGTTCGGGTTCGGGTAGTTCCTCGCGCTCGGTCTCCGGGCGCGTTGGCGCGGCGAGGACGTTCAGGGCCGCGGCCACGTCCTGCACCCCGGCGAGGTGGGCCTCGGCGAGCTCGGGCGCGACCGCCTCGGGTGTTTCGAGCGCCGGGTCGCCCCCCGGCGCCGAGCGGGGGCGTAGGTGCGCGCCCGGCGGGTCGGCGTACGACCACGGGCCGCCCTCGTTGTGAGGCGTTTCCCCAGGTTGTGGCGCGTCACCCGTCATGTCTCCCATTGGACTACGGGTACCCGCGGTGATCAGGTAGATACTCGGGCGTGTCGGGACAAATTGGTCAGGTCGCCGGGTGTTCGCACGGCCGGGGCGGCGGTCACTACTCTTGGGCACCATGAGCCACGTTCTCGCCGCGGTCGCCTGGCCTTACGCCAACGGCCCGCGCCACATCGGTCATGTCTCCGGCTTCGGGGTGCCCTCCGACGTTTTCAGCCGGTACATGCGGATGTCCGGCCACGATGTGCTCATGGTCTCGGGCACCGACGAGCACGGCACGCCGATCCAGGTGCAGGCCGACGCGGACGGCGTCACGCCCCGCGAGCTCGCCGACCGCTACAACCGGGTGATCGTCGAGGACCTGT belongs to Amorphoplanes digitatis and includes:
- a CDS encoding dolichyl-phosphate-mannose--protein mannosyltransferase, which produces MTSATADTDTPEPATADERPPDAAAGGLTGVPDAVRRRLATLDRWWNPYSWLITALVVAVAAILRLAGLSRPKGYIFDEVYYPTDAWDMLHHGVEWDEKTNGPAYVVHPPLGKWLIALGEKAFGNNEFGWRISGAIAGTLMILILIRVAYRLFHSIVLAGIAGLLMALDGFQLVLSRTSLLDIFLGLFILATFAALVLDRDHYRRRWLRALERGYDPADNLRGLPWIFPWWLLTSGVLFGLACGVKWSALFFAPFFAMLVVVWRVQARRSAGVRRAFLSGILGDLGYLILSFVLTIIFYVATWTGWFVTDTGYFRHYREANGLSEPPILGALLNLVHYHAQAYDFHSGLTDRHVYQSWPWQWLLLGRPVAFYWNGNGSCGAPSCAAEILLLGTPILWWSFLPALAALVWFGIARRDWRAFAIGTGVVAGLLPWFYFAVADGRTMFAFYVLPALPFLILAVTYALGAIMTPSTGMVTGSGRSDRQLIGTIAVGVYVLLVALCFAWFHPIFIGQLIPYEDWSSRMWLGSRWI
- the rsmI gene encoding 16S rRNA (cytidine(1402)-2'-O)-methyltransferase, giving the protein MVETGTGRVVLVGAPLGNVGDASARLREILATADVIAAEDTRRLLRLARDLDVTVAGRIVSYFEGNEERRTPDLVEALRGGAVVAVVTDGGMPSVSDPGYRLVRAALDAGFAVTAAPGPSAVTTALALSGLPSDRFCFEGFLPRTGSGRRSRLRELAAEPRTLVFFEAPHRITAALTDLAATLGAERDAAVCRELTKTYEEIRRGPLGELAEWAAEAGPRGEITVVVAGAPAGPAERPADEELRAAVAEREAGGASRRDAIQAVADAYGLRKREVYALVHAQ